A genome region from Chengkuizengella sp. SCS-71B includes the following:
- the nirD gene encoding nitrite reductase small subunit NirD, producing the protein MNNLNGERSWVEVAMYDELPVNSGKTVRFKDKELAIFRLTSGKILVIENRCPHKDGVLAEGIVSGEYVFCPLHDRKIDLSSGLVQNPDTGCVKTFDVSIENGKVYIDLLEKSEIAS; encoded by the coding sequence ATGAACAATTTAAATGGTGAAAGATCATGGGTAGAAGTAGCTATGTATGATGAATTACCTGTGAATTCAGGAAAGACGGTTCGTTTTAAGGATAAAGAGTTAGCTATTTTTCGTTTAACAAGTGGGAAAATACTTGTGATTGAAAATCGCTGTCCTCATAAAGATGGTGTTTTAGCAGAAGGGATCGTAAGTGGGGAATATGTGTTTTGCCCTTTACATGACCGTAAAATTGATTTATCTTCAGGTTTAGTGCAGAATCCAGATACTGGATGTGTTAAAACCTTTGATGTATCTATTGAAAATGGTAAAGTATATATTGACTTATTAGAAAAAAGTGAGATCGCTAGCTAA
- a CDS encoding heavy metal translocating P-type ATPase — MKEYKIKGLSCASCAAEMEEKIKKLEHGESAAISFNSSKLKIDEGANLSKVKKILASDGASLVSDDEQDHGHDHSHASGNKLKLFLGISTGLFLLTIIFETSFPNMLSVLFYLTAITISGYQTFIKGLKNLFRLKFNIDTLMTIALVGAISIGEWKEATLVAILFGLNEYLEGLGMEKARQSMEKLLKVAPKEAILITNGAERVVPIDVLQKDDIVLVKSGEKIPSDGIVVNGISSVNEAAITGESLPVEKEVNVKVFGGSINNEGVLKIKITKAFEDSSLARILHLVQEAQETKTPTELFINKFAKYYTPLIMMISVLVMFLPPLFFGGTWGTWFYQGLAVLIVGCPCALILSSPIAIVSGITRNARNGILVKGGVFLEQLGKITTIAFDKTGTLTIGEPHVEKIVEYDNRLLSIAGAVENKSSHPLAKAIMKKVVETKVEFSETDEIKTLSGRGVEAIVGGIPYYVGNEKSIEHLQFDEKVLRDIDDLKTQGLTIVIVASVEHVLGIFGISDEIRHESKEVMDKLHQIGIKHTVMLTGDHEQTAEKVAKQVGVSEFLANLLPEQKVEKIKALNERGDVAMIGDGINDAPALAVADLGIAMGKGTDSAIETADIVLMQDHLGKLPNAISISKRVNKVIKLNISLALGLKLIALLLTIPGWLTLWIAVLSDMGATILVSLISLTILIDKNRSKVK, encoded by the coding sequence ATGAAGGAATATAAGATAAAAGGTTTAAGCTGCGCTAGCTGTGCAGCAGAAATGGAAGAAAAAATTAAAAAGCTAGAACATGGAGAATCTGCTGCAATTTCATTTAACTCCTCTAAGTTAAAGATTGATGAAGGAGCTAATTTATCTAAAGTAAAGAAAATATTAGCAAGTGATGGAGCTTCTTTAGTTAGTGATGATGAACAAGATCATGGTCATGATCATTCTCACGCTAGCGGCAATAAATTAAAACTATTTCTGGGAATCTCCACAGGGTTGTTTTTATTAACTATCATTTTTGAAACCTCCTTTCCAAACATGCTGTCCGTTTTATTTTATTTAACTGCTATTACGATTAGCGGATATCAAACTTTTATAAAGGGACTTAAAAATCTGTTTCGCTTGAAATTTAATATCGATACTCTAATGACCATTGCTTTAGTTGGAGCCATATCTATTGGTGAATGGAAAGAAGCAACACTTGTAGCCATTTTATTTGGCTTAAATGAGTATCTTGAAGGTTTAGGGATGGAGAAAGCTAGACAATCAATGGAAAAACTTTTAAAAGTAGCGCCTAAAGAAGCTATTTTAATTACAAATGGAGCTGAAAGAGTTGTTCCAATTGATGTTTTGCAGAAGGACGATATCGTTTTAGTCAAATCAGGTGAAAAAATTCCTTCTGACGGTATTGTTGTTAATGGAATCAGCTCAGTGAATGAAGCGGCCATTACCGGTGAGTCATTACCAGTTGAAAAAGAAGTGAATGTTAAGGTTTTTGGTGGAAGTATTAATAATGAAGGTGTTTTAAAGATAAAAATTACGAAAGCATTCGAAGATTCTTCATTAGCAAGGATACTGCATTTAGTTCAAGAAGCTCAGGAAACTAAAACCCCAACGGAACTATTTATTAATAAATTTGCAAAATATTATACGCCATTAATTATGATGATTTCTGTTTTAGTAATGTTCTTACCTCCATTATTCTTTGGTGGGACATGGGGAACATGGTTTTATCAAGGTTTAGCGGTATTAATTGTAGGATGTCCTTGTGCATTGATTTTGTCTTCACCTATTGCAATTGTATCAGGTATTACACGAAACGCTCGAAATGGAATATTGGTAAAAGGCGGTGTGTTTTTAGAGCAACTAGGTAAAATAACTACGATTGCTTTTGACAAAACTGGGACGTTAACTATAGGTGAACCACACGTAGAAAAAATAGTGGAGTATGACAATAGGTTATTAAGTATTGCTGGTGCAGTAGAAAACAAATCTTCACATCCTTTAGCGAAAGCAATTATGAAAAAGGTTGTAGAAACTAAAGTTGAATTTTCAGAAACGGATGAAATCAAAACTCTTTCTGGACGCGGTGTAGAGGCAATAGTAGGTGGCATTCCGTACTATGTCGGTAATGAAAAGAGCATCGAGCATCTTCAGTTTGATGAAAAGGTTCTAAGAGATATAGATGATTTGAAAACTCAGGGGCTAACAATAGTGATCGTTGCTAGTGTAGAGCATGTCTTAGGAATCTTCGGAATTTCAGATGAGATTCGTCATGAAAGTAAAGAAGTTATGGATAAACTTCATCAAATAGGAATTAAACATACAGTGATGCTGACAGGTGATCATGAACAGACTGCGGAGAAAGTAGCTAAGCAAGTAGGTGTATCAGAATTTCTTGCGAACCTGCTACCTGAACAGAAAGTAGAAAAAATTAAGGCTTTAAATGAACGTGGGGATGTTGCGATGATTGGTGATGGAATCAATGATGCACCAGCACTTGCAGTAGCTGATCTTGGTATTGCGATGGGAAAAGGAACGGATAGTGCAATTGAAACTGCTGATATCGTTTTGATGCAGGATCATTTAGGTAAACTTCCTAATGCAATCTCGATCTCTAAAAGGGTAAACAAAGTGATAAAATTAAATATTTCTCTAGCATTAGGGTTAAAATTGATTGCACTTTTATTAACGATCCCCGGATGGTTAACGCTATGGATTGCGGTTTTATCAGACATGGGAGCAACGATATTAGTTTCTCTCATTAGTTTAACGATATTGATTGATAAAAATAGAAGCAAAGTGAAATGA
- a CDS encoding efflux RND transporter periplasmic adaptor subunit, protein MFNQTKMKSIKFIFMPIVIFALAGCSLIPVEEDDLAPPLIEPKKEEVKLLTVEKGSIVKNLHLQGNFRFSISESLYFKQHGGRIVSIDVKLGDSVSKGDVVAQLENEELAKRVQQQRLALERAKIELQRAQQEVELDLPDTQIDLDLKSIEASVEDAKINLERTTRLYEEGAVSLQKLEVVQQQVEQLELSYEKLLISTEGSKVYPVDEQYIRLLEINVETAQIEYNYLQAQLSNTKLTANIDGVVTYINTLKRGEEVIAYDPIVDISNSENLFILATLKNAEEILEAKDAEINQPVEITYDGEIYTGIVVQTPETAPESADREVTERNKTSIFVKPDEKLPEGIDIGDRVDVTITLVEKEDTIVIPSASLHTYLARNFVKVLDGESRVEVDVEIGVETKTEVEIISGLEEGQQLILN, encoded by the coding sequence TTGTTCAATCAAACCAAAATGAAATCGATTAAATTTATTTTCATGCCTATTGTAATTTTCGCCCTAGCTGGATGTTCATTGATTCCTGTAGAAGAAGATGATTTAGCTCCCCCTTTAATAGAACCTAAAAAAGAAGAAGTGAAACTATTAACTGTTGAAAAAGGCTCCATCGTAAAAAACCTTCATTTACAAGGGAATTTCAGATTCTCCATTTCAGAATCTTTATATTTTAAACAACATGGTGGAAGGATTGTGTCCATTGATGTGAAATTAGGAGATTCAGTGTCCAAAGGCGATGTGGTCGCTCAGTTAGAAAATGAAGAATTAGCAAAAAGAGTTCAACAACAAAGGCTTGCACTGGAGAGAGCAAAAATTGAATTACAAAGAGCACAGCAAGAAGTTGAGTTGGATTTGCCGGACACGCAAATCGATCTAGATTTAAAAAGTATAGAAGCATCTGTCGAAGATGCGAAAATAAACCTAGAAAGAACAACACGTTTATATGAAGAAGGAGCTGTTTCCCTGCAAAAGTTAGAAGTTGTACAACAACAAGTAGAGCAATTGGAGCTTTCTTATGAAAAACTTCTGATTAGTACTGAAGGTAGTAAGGTTTACCCAGTTGATGAACAATACATTAGATTATTAGAGATCAACGTAGAAACAGCCCAGATTGAATATAACTATCTGCAGGCGCAATTGAGCAATACGAAACTGACCGCGAATATTGATGGTGTCGTTACTTATATTAATACTTTAAAAAGAGGGGAAGAAGTCATTGCTTATGACCCTATCGTTGACATTTCTAATTCTGAAAATTTATTCATTCTAGCAACATTGAAAAATGCAGAAGAAATTTTAGAAGCAAAAGATGCGGAAATTAATCAACCTGTTGAAATAACATACGATGGTGAAATCTATACAGGAATAGTAGTACAAACACCTGAAACTGCACCAGAATCTGCAGATAGAGAAGTAACAGAAAGGAACAAGACATCGATATTTGTGAAACCAGATGAGAAGCTTCCTGAAGGGATTGACATTGGTGATCGTGTTGATGTAACAATTACGTTGGTTGAAAAGGAAGATACGATTGTAATTCCTTCTGCTAGTTTACATACCTATTTGGCTCGTAACTTTGTAAAAGTGTTGGATGGTGAAAGTAGAGTTGAGGTTGATGTAGAAATTGGTGTAGAAACAAAAACAGAGGTTGAAATCATTAGTGGTTTAGAAGAAGGTCAACAATTGATACTTAACTAA
- the mutY gene encoding A/G-specific adenine glycosylase yields the protein MTNITIQKQVFVKELLNWFRENKRDLPWRKNKNPYYIWISEIMLQQTRVDTVIPYFENFIDKFPTIEALADAPEDDVLKAWEGLGYYSRARNLHSAVKEVKVSYGSVVPDNPKDISSLKGVGPYTAGAVLSIAYDKPEPAVDGNVMRVLSRYFLIQEDITKVSTRTSMENIIREVIPHDAASDFNQGLMELGALICSPKSPKCQTCPVMEHCEARLNGIVDSLPIKKKAKPPKVEQRLVALIEGTGVNEGKILIRQRSDKGLLAGMWELPHYITENNQTSNWMGSDELNEDYVIDQYALETGTELGKGQYLFNINHVFSHIYWDMKVFRFKEDHSLIEKDLIQQKNEYRYAWISLDEVDQYVFPNVFLRIFKQV from the coding sequence ATGACAAACATAACGATTCAAAAACAAGTTTTTGTAAAGGAATTATTAAATTGGTTTAGAGAAAATAAAAGAGATTTACCTTGGAGAAAAAACAAAAATCCTTATTATATTTGGATTTCAGAAATCATGCTGCAACAAACTAGAGTGGATACAGTGATCCCTTATTTTGAGAATTTTATTGATAAGTTCCCAACAATAGAAGCTTTAGCAGATGCTCCTGAAGATGATGTTCTGAAGGCTTGGGAAGGTTTAGGTTATTATTCTAGAGCTAGAAACTTGCATAGTGCGGTGAAAGAAGTAAAAGTGAGTTATGGATCAGTAGTGCCAGACAACCCAAAGGATATTTCATCATTAAAAGGAGTGGGTCCTTACACTGCGGGTGCTGTATTAAGTATTGCCTACGATAAGCCAGAACCAGCGGTTGATGGGAATGTGATGAGAGTATTGTCTAGATACTTTTTGATTCAAGAAGATATTACAAAAGTTTCAACAAGAACCTCAATGGAAAATATTATAAGAGAAGTCATCCCTCATGATGCTGCAAGTGATTTTAATCAAGGGCTTATGGAGTTAGGGGCATTAATTTGTTCTCCAAAATCACCAAAGTGTCAAACTTGTCCAGTGATGGAACATTGTGAAGCGCGTTTAAATGGAATAGTGGATTCTTTGCCGATCAAGAAAAAAGCAAAACCTCCAAAAGTAGAACAAAGATTAGTTGCTCTTATTGAAGGAACAGGTGTTAATGAAGGTAAGATTTTGATTCGTCAAAGATCTGACAAAGGTTTATTAGCTGGGATGTGGGAATTACCTCATTACATAACAGAGAATAATCAAACTTCAAATTGGATGGGTTCTGATGAATTGAATGAGGATTATGTGATCGATCAATATGCTTTAGAAACAGGAACAGAGCTTGGAAAGGGACAGTATTTGTTTAATATCAATCACGTATTTAGTCATATTTATTGGGATATGAAGGTTTTTCGATTTAAGGAAGATCATAGTTTAATAGAGAAAGATTTAATCCAACAGAAAAATGAATATCGTTATGCTTGGATTTCACTAGATGAAGTAGATCAATATGTGTTTCCAAATGTGTTTTTGAGAATTTTTAAACAGGTTTAG
- a CDS encoding ABC transporter ATP-binding protein produces MVAQGVKRTFGKGHNAVHALKNVNLNIPRGCLVALKGRSGSGKTTLLNVLGTLDQPTEGNVFFHNNNISNLSDKERTNLRRKEIGLIFQSFALTPYMTALENVEFALRIAGIPSKEHLKLAEEALSLVGLKKRMKHRPYELSGGEQQRVAIARCIAQQPALILADESTAELDSKMGFQIIQLFKKCIQDTGMTIVLTTHDPDVMELVDYLYELEDGEIVQSNQNEID; encoded by the coding sequence ATGGTAGCTCAAGGGGTAAAGAGAACATTTGGCAAAGGGCACAATGCTGTTCACGCTTTAAAAAATGTGAATTTAAACATACCTAGAGGTTGTTTAGTAGCACTAAAAGGCAGATCTGGTTCTGGTAAAACAACGCTATTAAATGTACTGGGAACGTTGGATCAACCTACGGAAGGGAATGTTTTTTTTCATAACAATAATATATCGAATTTATCAGATAAAGAACGGACGAATCTTCGAAGGAAAGAGATTGGACTCATCTTTCAATCGTTTGCTTTAACTCCATATATGACTGCACTAGAAAATGTTGAATTTGCATTAAGAATTGCTGGTATTCCAAGTAAAGAGCATTTGAAACTAGCTGAGGAAGCTTTAAGTTTGGTAGGTTTGAAAAAAAGAATGAAACATAGACCTTATGAGTTATCTGGAGGGGAACAACAAAGAGTAGCCATTGCCAGATGTATTGCTCAGCAGCCTGCATTAATCTTAGCGGATGAGTCAACAGCTGAATTAGACAGTAAAATGGGTTTTCAAATTATTCAATTGTTTAAGAAATGCATTCAAGATACAGGTATGACGATTGTATTAACTACACATGACCCGGATGTTATGGAATTGGTAGATTATCTGTATGAATTGGAGGATGGGGAAATTGTTCAATCAAACCAAAATGAAATCGATTAA
- the nirB gene encoding nitrite reductase large subunit NirB produces the protein MTQKEKLVVIGNGMAGVNTVEHILKLAPNQFDITIFGSEPHPNYNRILLSYVLAGDSKVDDIVINSYEWYKEHGISLYTGETITKINTESKTVTSDKGTTISYDKLIISTGSNAFMLPLPGADKEGVIAYRTIQDCEYMMEAAKNYKKAVVIGGGLLGLEAARGFLNLGMKVDVVHICDSIMERQLDRTASKMLQDKLESQGMNFLLNKQTEKILGKDRVKGLKFSDGSKVDADLVVMAVGITPNVQLAVDAGIEVKRGIVVNDFLETSIKDIFAVGECAEHRGIGYGLVAPLFEQGAVLAKNIAGVDTNPYEGSVVYTKLKVSGVDVFSGGQFIDGENTKSIKIEDEFSGIYKKVLIRENKIIGAVLFGDTSDGSRLMQMIRNETDITGFEKAAILQEPGENGNAGSSVADMSDEEIICGCNGVSKGEICSAIKEQGLTSVEEVKNCTTASRSCGGCKPLVNDLLEYTLGDEFDKSAQKETMCECIDLEKDEIVTQIKEKGLSHVREVMSVLGWKNDEGCSKCRPAINYYLGMVNPEQYKDDSTSRFVNERMHANIQKDGTYSVVPRMYGGVTNPADLKKIATVAEKYNVPKVKITGGQRIDLLGVKKEDLTNMWEELDMPSGYAYGKAVRTVKTCVGEEFCRFGTADSMGMGIQIEKRFERLNTPAKVKMAVSGCPRNCAESGIKDLGVVAIDGGWELYAGGNGGVKLRKGDLVSTVKTEAEVIEYTEAYLQYYRETGVYGERTSEWVERLGVQHIQDVLADETKRKELCGRMDTALSVLKDPWKEAVKSEKIQKDLYEVIEAK, from the coding sequence ATGACTCAAAAAGAAAAACTAGTAGTAATAGGGAACGGGATGGCTGGTGTGAATACAGTCGAGCATATATTAAAACTAGCTCCAAATCAGTTTGACATTACAATATTTGGTTCAGAACCTCATCCAAACTATAATCGTATTTTACTATCCTACGTGTTAGCGGGAGATTCCAAAGTAGACGATATTGTCATTAATAGTTATGAATGGTATAAGGAACATGGTATTTCACTATATACAGGGGAAACCATCACGAAGATAAATACGGAATCAAAAACAGTAACAAGTGACAAAGGAACAACCATTTCTTATGATAAATTAATTATTTCTACAGGATCTAATGCATTTATGCTTCCATTGCCAGGTGCTGATAAAGAAGGAGTTATTGCTTATCGAACGATTCAAGATTGTGAATATATGATGGAAGCTGCTAAAAACTATAAAAAAGCAGTAGTAATCGGTGGAGGATTGTTGGGGTTAGAGGCAGCAAGAGGGTTCTTAAATCTTGGTATGAAGGTAGATGTTGTGCATATTTGTGATTCTATTATGGAAAGGCAATTGGATAGAACAGCTTCAAAAATGCTTCAAGACAAATTAGAGTCTCAAGGTATGAACTTTTTATTAAATAAACAAACAGAGAAAATTCTAGGAAAAGATAGAGTGAAAGGTTTAAAATTTTCCGACGGCTCCAAAGTGGATGCAGATTTAGTAGTGATGGCGGTGGGAATTACTCCAAATGTTCAACTTGCAGTAGATGCAGGTATTGAAGTTAAACGGGGCATTGTAGTAAATGATTTTCTAGAAACGAGCATTAAAGATATATTTGCTGTTGGGGAGTGTGCAGAACATAGAGGAATCGGATACGGTTTAGTTGCCCCGTTATTTGAACAAGGTGCTGTATTAGCAAAAAATATTGCTGGAGTAGATACAAATCCATATGAAGGTTCAGTAGTATATACTAAATTAAAGGTTTCTGGAGTAGACGTATTTTCAGGTGGACAGTTTATTGATGGAGAGAATACAAAGTCGATTAAAATAGAAGACGAATTTTCAGGCATTTATAAAAAGGTTTTAATAAGAGAAAACAAGATTATTGGTGCAGTATTATTCGGAGATACTTCAGATGGCTCTAGATTAATGCAAATGATACGTAACGAAACAGACATTACTGGATTTGAAAAAGCAGCTATTCTACAAGAACCTGGTGAAAATGGTAATGCAGGATCTAGTGTCGCTGACATGAGTGATGAGGAAATCATTTGTGGTTGTAACGGAGTAAGTAAAGGTGAGATCTGTTCAGCGATTAAAGAGCAGGGATTAACTTCAGTTGAAGAGGTGAAGAACTGCACAACGGCTTCTCGCTCTTGTGGAGGATGTAAACCTTTAGTAAATGATTTACTAGAGTACACTTTAGGTGATGAATTTGATAAATCAGCTCAAAAAGAAACGATGTGTGAATGCATTGATTTAGAAAAAGACGAAATTGTAACACAAATAAAGGAAAAAGGACTTTCTCATGTACGTGAGGTGATGAGTGTTCTAGGCTGGAAAAATGATGAAGGCTGCTCGAAATGTAGACCTGCAATTAACTATTATTTAGGCATGGTGAATCCGGAGCAATATAAAGATGATTCTACTTCACGATTTGTAAATGAAAGAATGCATGCCAATATCCAAAAGGATGGTACGTATTCTGTAGTACCTCGTATGTATGGTGGAGTTACAAATCCAGCAGATTTGAAAAAAATTGCTACAGTAGCTGAGAAATATAATGTGCCTAAAGTAAAGATCACAGGTGGTCAAAGAATAGATTTGTTAGGTGTAAAAAAAGAAGATTTGACAAACATGTGGGAAGAGTTGGATATGCCTTCAGGATATGCCTACGGTAAAGCGGTTAGAACAGTTAAAACATGTGTTGGAGAAGAATTTTGCCGATTTGGAACTGCTGATTCTATGGGAATGGGGATTCAAATTGAAAAACGTTTTGAACGTTTAAATACGCCTGCAAAAGTGAAAATGGCCGTATCAGGTTGTCCTCGTAACTGTGCAGAATCCGGAATCAAAGATTTAGGTGTTGTTGCAATTGACGGTGGATGGGAATTGTATGCCGGTGGTAACGGTGGTGTAAAACTTCGCAAAGGTGATTTGGTATCGACCGTGAAAACAGAAGCAGAAGTGATTGAATATACAGAAGCTTATTTACAATATTACCGTGAAACTGGAGTTTATGGAGAACGTACATCGGAATGGGTTGAACGCTTAGGAGTTCAACATATTCAAGACGTTTTAGCAGATGAAACTAAACGTAAAGAACTTTGTGGAAGAATGGATACAGCTCTATCCGTATTAAAAGATCCTTGGAAGGAAGCTGTAAAAAGTGAAAAAATACAAAAGGATTTATATGAAGTAATTGAAGCGAAGTGA
- a CDS encoding molybdopterin oxidoreductase family protein has product MSLTMFKKKKKLQKNQPVSNQSHCCFCSMQCSLQLVPSGKKSSMIVKPSYDFPVATGRLCQKGLNSLDHVEHISRIRRPLVRVDNDGGKKWSTTSWETAFDQISIRIKELQNRHGKDSVSVFGGGSLTNEVSYLLGKFTRVALQSKYIDYNGRYCMSSAAAAGNKAFGVDRGLTLPLSEIENARYIILAGTNIAECQPTMMPYLIAAKKKGAVIVTIDPRNTKTSKLADIHVRLQPGFDAMFVNALLNVIVNEKLYDKQFVQNRTNGFSELIETVKHYTPDVVEEMTGILAPKIRTIARGFAKAKTGIVFTARGLEQQVNGVENTLNYINLCLTTGKIGKSGCGFGAVTGQANGQGGREHGQKADQLPGYRLLEDQSAREHVAKVWGISPDELPGKGVSAFEMFEKINAGEIKAMIVLGSNPIVSSPNNAVVEQALKKLELLVVVDLFETETAEYADWLLPGSSFLEAEGTLTNLEGRVFHRAKVLETPNENPLDYEIICEFAERLGRGQYFQYHSIEDVFNELTRASAGGKADYGGMTYDRLKEEKGVFWPCPEPNHPGTPMMFNNRFYHEDGKANIFAIKPKKPAEPIDEEYPYILTTGRLANHYLSGAQTRRTEILNKKSPIPVAEIHPWLARKMGLIPNQKMKIISRRGSLDFHVKITEGIQPKTIFVPFHWGKELAINRLTNDALAPISRMPEFKICAVAVKAIK; this is encoded by the coding sequence ATGTCTTTAACGATGTTTAAAAAAAAGAAAAAATTACAAAAAAACCAGCCCGTATCTAATCAATCTCACTGCTGTTTTTGCAGTATGCAGTGTAGCTTGCAACTTGTTCCAAGTGGAAAAAAATCAAGCATGATAGTTAAACCTAGTTATGATTTTCCAGTAGCTACTGGACGACTTTGTCAAAAAGGATTAAATTCATTAGATCATGTTGAACACATATCCCGTATAAGAAGACCATTGGTTAGAGTGGATAACGATGGTGGCAAGAAGTGGTCTACTACCAGTTGGGAAACAGCATTTGATCAAATTTCAATTAGAATTAAAGAGTTACAAAACAGACATGGGAAAGATTCAGTTTCCGTTTTTGGAGGCGGATCTTTAACTAATGAAGTTTCCTATTTATTAGGTAAGTTTACCCGTGTAGCATTGCAATCTAAATATATTGATTATAACGGAAGGTACTGTATGTCTTCTGCTGCAGCAGCTGGAAATAAAGCATTCGGAGTGGATCGAGGATTAACGCTCCCTTTATCTGAAATAGAGAATGCAAGGTACATTATTTTAGCAGGAACTAATATTGCGGAATGCCAACCAACGATGATGCCATACTTAATAGCAGCAAAGAAAAAAGGCGCAGTGATCGTTACTATAGACCCTAGAAATACGAAAACTTCTAAACTGGCTGATATTCATGTACGTTTACAACCTGGATTTGATGCCATGTTTGTTAATGCTTTATTAAATGTCATTGTGAATGAAAAACTGTATGACAAGCAGTTTGTACAGAATAGAACAAATGGATTTTCTGAACTAATAGAAACGGTGAAGCACTATACACCTGATGTTGTAGAAGAAATGACAGGTATCCTTGCTCCTAAAATTCGAACGATTGCTCGTGGGTTTGCCAAAGCAAAAACAGGCATTGTATTTACTGCAAGAGGGTTGGAACAGCAGGTAAACGGTGTAGAAAATACATTAAATTATATTAATTTATGCTTAACCACAGGGAAAATTGGTAAATCAGGCTGTGGTTTTGGTGCAGTTACAGGCCAAGCAAACGGACAGGGTGGAAGAGAACACGGCCAAAAAGCAGATCAGCTTCCTGGATATCGTTTGTTAGAGGATCAATCAGCACGAGAACATGTTGCAAAAGTGTGGGGAATTTCTCCAGATGAATTGCCTGGAAAGGGCGTCTCTGCGTTTGAGATGTTTGAGAAAATAAATGCTGGTGAGATTAAAGCAATGATTGTATTAGGTTCCAATCCAATTGTATCAAGTCCCAATAATGCTGTTGTTGAGCAAGCATTAAAAAAGTTAGAACTATTAGTAGTAGTTGATTTATTTGAAACTGAAACAGCAGAATATGCAGATTGGTTGTTACCAGGATCTTCATTTTTAGAAGCAGAAGGAACGTTAACAAATCTGGAAGGTCGTGTTTTTCATAGGGCTAAAGTATTGGAAACTCCAAATGAGAATCCACTAGATTATGAAATTATTTGTGAGTTTGCTGAGAGATTAGGTCGTGGACAGTATTTTCAGTATCATTCAATTGAAGATGTATTTAATGAATTAACAAGAGCTTCAGCAGGCGGGAAAGCTGATTATGGGGGAATGACTTATGATCGTTTGAAAGAGGAAAAAGGTGTGTTTTGGCCTTGTCCAGAACCTAATCATCCAGGGACACCTATGATGTTTAACAATAGGTTTTACCATGAGGATGGAAAAGCAAATATATTTGCCATTAAACCAAAAAAACCTGCTGAGCCAATAGATGAGGAATATCCGTATATATTAACAACAGGTCGTCTTGCGAATCATTATTTAAGTGGTGCCCAGACTCGGAGAACTGAAATTTTGAACAAAAAATCTCCGATACCCGTTGCAGAAATTCATCCTTGGTTAGCCCGAAAAATGGGTTTGATTCCAAATCAAAAAATGAAAATTATAAGTCGAAGAGGATCGCTTGATTTTCATGTGAAAATCACAGAAGGGATTCAACCTAAAACGATTTTTGTTCCATTTCATTGGGGCAAAGAATTAGCGATTAATCGATTAACAAATGATGCTTTAGCTCCAATCAGTCGCATGCCAGAATTTAAGATTTGTGCAGTGGCGGTTAAAGCTATAAAGTAG
- a CDS encoding metalloregulator ArsR/SmtB family transcription factor, producing the protein MTEENNKQSNENDYNELDKETLFIVSQTFKALSDPTRIRIIHLLTNKEYSVNEISEKLELLQSTVSHQLRFLKNLRLVKSRRAGTTMYYSHDDEHVVDLLDQTINHAQHL; encoded by the coding sequence TTGACTGAAGAAAACAATAAACAATCAAATGAAAATGACTATAATGAATTAGATAAGGAAACATTATTTATCGTATCTCAAACTTTTAAAGCCTTATCAGATCCAACTAGAATTCGAATTATACATTTGTTAACGAACAAAGAATATTCAGTGAATGAAATTTCAGAAAAGCTTGAATTGCTGCAATCGACTGTTTCACATCAGTTACGGTTTTTAAAAAACTTACGATTGGTAAAATCTCGTAGAGCGGGTACAACGATGTACTATTCTCATGATGATGAACATGTAGTGGACTTGTTAGATCAAACAATAAATCATGCCCAGCATCTGTAA